The proteins below come from a single Pedobacter aquae genomic window:
- a CDS encoding class I SAM-dependent methyltransferase, with translation MIKSPIDNISNTELVEEFDSTKIIDLYLKDYGIDVSEYFQKGKFQLRRCIKTKYRFFYPETLEGKEKLYIDLHKNRSTYYRFPKWEHQTSLDIIKNLEISELLEIGCATGDFIYYLKNNTKIQCSGIELNKNAADFCKIRGLNVYDEIIEEHKNRGLKYNLVCSFQVLEHIYDVNSFFINSLNLLDKNGYIIFGVPNSNPYLYYSDKFHTLNLPPHHIGLWDKKTIINVASHFNLEVIRIQIENPTIDEINKILTFWANETQLKFRSKYLIYKFIIKIADIFNIKSIKTKVIPQLIKGRNIVAVLKKRD, from the coding sequence ATGATAAAAAGTCCCATAGATAATATTTCCAACACAGAACTAGTTGAAGAATTTGATTCAACTAAGATAATAGACTTATATTTAAAAGATTATGGAATAGACGTAAGTGAATACTTCCAGAAAGGAAAATTTCAACTTAGAAGATGTATTAAGACGAAATATCGTTTTTTTTATCCGGAAACCTTGGAAGGAAAAGAAAAGTTATATATTGATTTACATAAAAATAGATCTACTTATTATAGATTTCCAAAATGGGAACACCAAACAAGTTTAGATATAATTAAGAATTTAGAAATTAGTGAATTATTGGAAATAGGTTGTGCAACTGGAGACTTTATTTATTATTTAAAAAACAATACTAAAATCCAATGTTCTGGAATAGAGTTAAATAAAAATGCTGCAGATTTTTGTAAAATTAGAGGCCTAAATGTTTACGATGAGATCATAGAAGAACATAAAAATAGAGGATTAAAATACAATCTCGTTTGTTCTTTTCAAGTCTTAGAACATATATATGATGTTAATTCATTCTTTATAAATTCATTAAACCTTTTAGATAAAAATGGATATATCATATTTGGTGTTCCTAACTCAAATCCTTACTTATACTATTCTGATAAATTTCACACATTAAATTTACCGCCTCATCACATTGGTCTTTGGGATAAAAAAACTATTATTAACGTAGCTAGTCATTTTAATCTTGAAGTGATTAGAATTCAAATAGAGAATCCAACGATAGATGAAATTAATAAAATACTTACATTTTGGGCTAATGAAACACAGCTGAAATTCAGATCAAAATATTTAATTTATAAATTTATAATCAAAATAGCTGATATATTTAATATTAAAAGTATTAAAACAAAGGTAATCCCTCAATTAATTAAAGGTAGAAACATAGTAGCAGTATTAAAAAAGAGAGATTAA
- a CDS encoding ABC transporter ATP-binding protein, producing the protein MGVAIKVENLSKQYRLGKIGTGSIAHDLNKWWHTVRGKENPYLKIGETNDRSTKGNSDYVWSLKDINFEIEQGDAVGIIGRNGAGKSTLLKILSRVTGPTTGSVKVKGRIASLLEVGTGFHPELSGRENIFLNGAILGMRKYEIQSQFDEIVDFAGVERYIDTPVKRYSSGMYVRLAFAVAAHLESEILIVDEVLAVGDAEFQKKCLGKMNDVNKGEGRTVLFVSHNMAAVNTLTSNCIYLKNGILKSIDKTPKVISQYQNDGQNDNLEYLNERKDKTCIDRVFLKTTHLNNNQNINNNLEINISINIVEPLQRPAISYQIMDMNDLPLIHNLITFQDAKFGTQPGKTILTNVIKELKLYPGLYSLTLHFAESATKQKLETITNVCQFQVFQDSELRDYYWQEGSAKFIQQNDWQIKIEN; encoded by the coding sequence ATGGGAGTAGCCATAAAAGTAGAGAACCTATCTAAACAATACCGCTTAGGTAAAATTGGTACAGGTTCTATTGCTCATGATCTTAATAAATGGTGGCATACCGTAAGAGGTAAAGAGAATCCTTACCTTAAAATTGGGGAAACCAATGACCGCAGTACCAAAGGCAATAGCGATTATGTTTGGAGCTTAAAGGATATCAATTTTGAGATTGAGCAGGGAGATGCCGTTGGTATCATCGGTCGTAATGGTGCAGGTAAAAGTACCCTCTTAAAGATCTTAAGCCGGGTAACAGGACCCACCACTGGCTCTGTAAAAGTAAAAGGCCGTATTGCTTCCTTATTGGAGGTAGGTACGGGTTTTCATCCTGAACTTTCTGGCAGGGAAAATATTTTCCTTAATGGCGCCATCTTAGGTATGCGCAAGTATGAAATACAAAGTCAGTTTGATGAAATTGTAGACTTTGCTGGTGTTGAGCGCTATATAGATACCCCAGTAAAGCGTTATTCTTCTGGTATGTATGTGAGGCTCGCTTTTGCAGTGGCTGCGCATTTAGAGTCTGAAATTTTAATTGTAGACGAGGTATTAGCTGTTGGAGATGCAGAGTTTCAGAAAAAATGTTTGGGGAAGATGAATGATGTGAATAAGGGAGAAGGGAGAACGGTTTTATTCGTAAGCCATAATATGGCAGCAGTTAACACACTAACTTCAAACTGTATATATTTAAAGAATGGCATCTTAAAAAGTATAGATAAAACGCCTAAAGTTATAAGCCAATATCAAAATGATGGCCAAAATGATAATTTAGAATATCTAAATGAAAGAAAGGATAAAACTTGTATTGATAGAGTCTTTCTTAAAACCACACATCTAAATAATAATCAGAATATAAATAATAATCTTGAAATAAATATTAGTATAAATATTGTAGAGCCATTACAAAGACCTGCGATATCATATCAAATTATGGATATGAACGACCTTCCTCTTATCCATAACCTAATTACTTTTCAAGATGCAAAATTTGGTACTCAACCAGGGAAAACAATTCTTACTAATGTTATTAAAGAATTAAAACTTTATCCAGGTCTTTATAGTCTAACATTACATTTCGCTGAGTCAGCTACTAAACAAAAGCTAGAAACGATTACTAATGTTTGTCAATTTCAAGTTTTCCAAGACAGTGAACTTAGAGATTATTATTGGCAAGAAGGAAGCGCTAAGTTCATACAACAGAATGATTGGCAAATTAAAATTGAAAATTAA
- a CDS encoding ATP-binding protein, translating into MKIPADLEIRTDYLNRVIPFIGKSIIKVFTGQRRVGKSYLIFQIIDFLQKEHEDANILYINKEDLSFSFIKTAEDLHQYVLAKKHASKKTFVFIDEIQDIIDFQDALRSLLLHQDLDLYCTGSNANLLSGDIAGKLSGRYIEFTVYSLSYEEFLQFHHLTDTDNSLDLYIKYGGLPYLKNLPLTDMVIFEYLKNIYNTIVYRDIINRYAIRNTVFLEQLVIFLAAHTGSLFSAKKISDFLKSQKTNIPPNQVQIYIQHLVNAFLIHKVSRFDLLGKRIFEIGEKFYFENLGIRNGIWGYRLEDKGKIIENVVYNHLISSGYHVKIGIIGTQEIDFFCERNGEKNMYK; encoded by the coding sequence ATGAAGATTCCTGCTGATTTGGAAATAAGAACTGATTATTTAAATCGGGTAATACCGTTTATTGGAAAATCAATCATTAAAGTATTTACTGGACAGCGTAGGGTTGGTAAAAGTTATTTAATTTTCCAAATTATTGATTTCCTTCAAAAAGAACATGAAGATGCTAATATCTTATACATCAATAAAGAAGATTTATCTTTTTCGTTTATTAAAACAGCAGAAGATTTACATCAATATGTATTAGCGAAGAAACATGCTAGCAAAAAGACTTTTGTTTTCATAGATGAAATACAGGATATTATAGATTTCCAAGACGCACTACGCTCACTTTTATTACATCAAGATTTAGACCTATATTGTACAGGAAGCAATGCCAATTTATTGTCAGGCGATATTGCAGGTAAATTAAGTGGTAGATATATAGAGTTTACCGTTTATAGTTTATCTTATGAAGAATTTTTGCAATTTCATCATTTAACAGATACAGATAATTCTTTAGACTTATATATCAAATATGGTGGTTTACCCTATCTTAAAAATTTGCCTTTAACAGACATGGTGATTTTTGAATATTTAAAAAATATTTACAATACCATAGTATATAGAGACATTATCAACCGATATGCTATACGAAATACTGTTTTTTTAGAGCAGCTTGTTATTTTCTTAGCTGCCCATACGGGTAGCCTATTTTCTGCAAAAAAAATAAGTGACTTTTTAAAATCCCAAAAAACCAATATCCCCCCTAACCAGGTTCAAATTTATATTCAGCATCTAGTAAATGCGTTCTTAATTCATAAAGTTTCCAGATTTGATCTTCTAGGAAAGCGAATATTTGAAATAGGAGAAAAATTTTACTTTGAAAATCTAGGAATTAGAAATGGCATTTGGGGATATCGCTTAGAAGATAAAGGAAAAATCATTGAAAATGTTGTTTACAATCATCTTATATCTTCCGGATATCATGTAAAAATAGGTATCATAGGAACTCAAGAAATTGATTTTTTTTGTGAGAGAAATGGCGAAAAAAATATGTACAAGTAG
- a CDS encoding ABC transporter permease, with protein MSFDLKSGMIAVVQWCMVNRIRQNNRKNMKVQAQNEWDLEIQPKNKLFDLQLKEVWHYRDLMWLFVKRDFVAQYKQTILGPMWHVIQPALTTMMFLLVFGKIARIPTDGIAPAAFYMAGLTIWNYFAACLNGTSGTFTSNASIFGKVYFPRIVMPLSVVISNMVKFAIQFALLIFVIIYYHFNGYPLQLSANLLFIPFIVLLMAGIGLGLGIIISSVTTKYRDFAVLLSFAVQLLMYATPVIYPLSYLQGKSFRWLVDINPLSPVVESFKYVLFSKGYVDPLHILYSIIFMLLSVGIGYIIFNRVEKSFMDTV; from the coding sequence ATGAGTTTTGATTTAAAGAGTGGGATGATAGCCGTTGTTCAATGGTGTATGGTTAATCGTATTAGACAAAACAACAGAAAAAACATGAAGGTACAAGCCCAAAATGAGTGGGATTTAGAAATACAACCCAAAAACAAACTGTTTGATTTACAGTTGAAAGAGGTTTGGCACTACCGTGACTTGATGTGGCTGTTTGTAAAGCGTGATTTTGTTGCTCAATACAAACAGACAATTCTTGGGCCAATGTGGCATGTGATTCAGCCAGCTTTAACCACCATGATGTTTTTATTGGTTTTTGGCAAAATTGCTCGCATCCCTACAGATGGTATTGCACCTGCGGCCTTTTACATGGCCGGATTAACGATTTGGAACTATTTTGCAGCTTGCTTAAACGGTACTTCGGGTACTTTTACTTCCAATGCTTCCATTTTTGGTAAAGTTTATTTCCCCAGAATCGTCATGCCGCTATCTGTTGTGATTTCTAATATGGTAAAATTTGCTATCCAATTTGCCTTATTAATATTTGTCATTATTTATTACCATTTTAATGGATATCCTTTACAGTTGAGTGCAAATTTATTATTTATACCCTTTATTGTTTTGTTGATGGCAGGGATTGGCTTAGGTTTGGGCATCATCATTTCTTCGGTCACTACAAAATATCGGGATTTTGCTGTTTTGCTTTCTTTCGCAGTACAACTACTCATGTATGCTACCCCAGTGATTTATCCCCTCTCCTATTTACAAGGTAAAAGTTTTCGTTGGCTGGTAGATATCAATCCGCTATCTCCCGTTGTAGAGAGTTTTAAATATGTTCTTTTTTCCAAAGGTTACGTAGATCCTCTGCATATTCTATACAGTATTATTTTCATGCTTCTTTCTGTTGGTATAGGCTATATCATCTTTAACAGGGTGGAGAAAAGCTTTATGGATACGGTGTAG
- a CDS encoding Txe/YoeB family addiction module toxin, with translation MGKFTIKVEKIAEEHLKKHFKSGNKSNIKKIEQIFIELAQTPYHGIGNPEPLKYELSGFWSRRINQKDRLIYKVQEDIVTVFVISALGHYDK, from the coding sequence ATGGGAAAGTTTACAATTAAAGTAGAAAAAATTGCAGAAGAACATCTCAAAAAACACTTCAAATCAGGCAATAAATCTAATATTAAAAAAATAGAGCAAATATTTATTGAGCTTGCCCAAACTCCTTATCATGGAATTGGAAATCCAGAACCCCTAAAATATGAACTATCCGGTTTCTGGTCCAGAAGAATAAATCAAAAAGACCGACTAATCTATAAAGTACAAGAAGATATTGTAACTGTGTTCGTAATTTCTGCACTAGGTCATTATGATAAATAG
- a CDS encoding DUF2683 family protein translates to METLIVHPENKEQLAAIKAFMKALKINFEKKLEESPYNPEFVDMIKKAEKNPSYKTVDPNNLWESLQLK, encoded by the coding sequence ATGGAAACCTTAATCGTACATCCTGAGAACAAAGAGCAATTGGCAGCTATAAAAGCTTTTATGAAGGCTCTTAAAATCAATTTTGAGAAAAAGTTAGAGGAATCACCTTATAATCCAGAATTTGTAGATATGATAAAAAAGGCTGAAAAAAATCCTAGCTATAAAACTGTTGACCCAAACAACCTATGGGAAAGTTTACAATTAAAGTAG